Part of the Planctomycetia bacterium genome is shown below.
CCGTGTGCGGCGGACCAGTTCGTTGATGTAGTTGACCAGCCGATCGTCGACCAGCACTTCGCCGCATTGCCGGAGGATTTCCTGGATTTCCTCCGGCGAGGTCACTGTTTGCAATTCGTCGTCCAGCCGGCGGTTGATGTCGATCTGCCGGCTATGCAGTTTGAGGATCTCGGCCTCTTCCTGCGCTGACGGATACTCCACCTGCAGCTTGAACATGAACCGATCCAGCTGCGCCTCCGGCAGGTTGTACGTCCCTTCCGATTCAATCGGATTCTGCGTGGCCAACACCAGGAACGGCCGCGTCAGCCCATGGCTTACGCCGTCGACCGTGACGCGGTACTCCTGCATGATCTCCAACAGCGCCGCGTGCGTCTTGGCCGGCGAGCGGTTAATTTCGTCGGCCAAGAGCAATTGCGTGAACACCGGCCCGGGTCGAAAGCGAAACTCCTGGATCTTCATATCGAAGATCGGCGCGCCGGTGATATCGGACGGCATCAAGTCCGCGGTGAATTGAATCCGCCCGAACTGGCAACCCAGCGTCTTGCCCAGCACGCGCACGAAAAGCGTTTTGCCGAGCCCCGGCACGCTTTCGATGAGCACGTGCCCGCCTGAGAACAGCGCCACGAGCGTCCCGAGCACCAGCTCGTCCTGGCCGACGTAGATCTTGCGAATCTCGCTGGCGACGCGATCGAAGAGTTGCTTCGTGGCGGCGTTCTTCGCCGGCGCCCAATTCGCCGGTTGCGCGGCGTCATCCCCCGGCGTCGTCACCGGCGCAGGCGTGGCGATTTCCGGCGTGATCGAATTTCCTTCCAGCTCGCTCATAGACACCGTATCGTGCTAACAGGTAGAGATGCGAATTCGAATTAGGCAGTGGCGCCGATAGCGATCAAGGGTGGCTGGGGTCGAGCGTACTCGCTCGCCCCCAGGCTGATTAAACTGGGGGCGAATGAGTACATTCGACCCCAGCCACCCTCGATTTCCATTCAATTGAAACCCTTGTGACTTCATACCTCCGGCATGCGCAGCCGCGGGATGTCCACCGGGCGATCCAACTGCGCCGGTTCCTTCTGCTTGCGGGCCATTTGCTGGTAGTGCAGCACGCGGCCGACGGCGTATTGCCGGTCCTTGGTCAACATCAGCAACTCGCCGAGCGCCGTGACGTGCCGCCCGAAATCGGCCAGCGCCGCGGTTGCCAGTGTCTTCGGGACGCCAAAGATCGGCAAGCGGACAAACGCGAAAATCAGCCCGATCAGGATCGCGTGAAAGACAATCGAATTGAGCGGCGGCCGGGCCAGAATCTTGCCCAACCCTGGCACCTCCGCTTTGGGATCCTTGTCCAGAATCTCCGGCGTATCGCCGGGCTCGAGAAATACGACGTACTTGTTATCGCCGACGCCATGGACCAACCGGCCGGCCAGCTTTCGGTTTTCCTGGTTCACTAATGGCAAGTTCAGCAGATACGAGCCGTTCGGCACGAACAAGATGCGGCTGTCGTCGAGCGCCAACTCGCCCAACAACATGTTTTTCTGGTCGTCTTCCAACAGCACGTCGACGTCGGGCCCAGGCGTCATGCGGCCGAGCAGCTCGATGCCCAGTTTCGGTTGCTGGATGCCGGACACCCATTCCGCGGAGCCGTTCAAGG
Proteins encoded:
- a CDS encoding MoxR family ATPase produces the protein MSELEGNSITPEIATPAPVTTPGDDAAQPANWAPAKNAATKQLFDRVASEIRKIYVGQDELVLGTLVALFSGGHVLIESVPGLGKTLFVRVLGKTLGCQFGRIQFTADLMPSDITGAPIFDMKIQEFRFRPGPVFTQLLLADEINRSPAKTHAALLEIMQEYRVTVDGVSHGLTRPFLVLATQNPIESEGTYNLPEAQLDRFMFKLQVEYPSAQEEAEILKLHSRQIDINRRLDDELQTVTSPEEIQEILRQCGEVLVDDRLVNYINELVRRTREWPQFHLGASPRAGIALMQGARTLAALSGRDYAVPDDVVQIALPALRHRVILTAEAEVEGRKVDEVLMELMRTIEVPRV